A region from the Streptomyces lydicus genome encodes:
- a CDS encoding ABC transporter substrate-binding protein, which produces MTEINRRRLLAAGGGAALAAGLATACGSNTGRGSGGSGPALSQWYHQYGEPGAQQAVKRYAAAYRKANVSVQWRPGDYDRQTAAALLTDSGPDVFEANGPLLDQIQGGQVVDLTAEVEPVKDDFHQAVLAPKIWQDKIWGIPQVVDMQLLYYRKSLLKKAGVRPPQTLDELVDGAKKLSGKKSKGLFLGNDGGVGVLGGTPLFAAGLSLITADGKVGFDDPAAARTLGKIRQLYADKSLLLGAPTDWSDPAAFIQGLTAMQWSGLWALPQIKKALGDDFGVLPFPKDGSGGKPSVQVGAYGSAVSARSSRKAEAKAFAKWLWVDRTDYQQDFALSYGFHIPARISLAKKARQLRSGPAADAVRFSADHGYAEPLLWTTADRTAYQDALSRIIKDGANPESELKSVVRKVNAELQRVKKK; this is translated from the coding sequence ATGACGGAGATCAACAGGCGGCGGCTGTTGGCGGCCGGCGGCGGGGCGGCCCTCGCCGCGGGACTGGCGACCGCATGCGGGTCCAACACCGGTCGGGGCAGCGGTGGTTCGGGGCCCGCGCTCAGCCAGTGGTACCACCAGTACGGGGAGCCCGGGGCCCAGCAGGCCGTGAAGCGGTACGCCGCCGCGTACCGCAAGGCGAACGTCTCGGTGCAGTGGCGGCCGGGTGACTACGACCGGCAGACGGCGGCCGCGCTGCTCACCGACTCGGGGCCGGACGTCTTCGAGGCCAACGGGCCGCTGCTGGACCAGATCCAGGGCGGTCAGGTGGTCGATCTGACCGCCGAGGTCGAGCCGGTGAAGGACGACTTCCATCAGGCCGTGCTGGCACCGAAGATCTGGCAGGACAAGATCTGGGGCATCCCGCAGGTCGTCGACATGCAGCTGCTGTACTACCGCAAGAGCCTGCTGAAGAAGGCCGGGGTGCGGCCACCGCAAACGCTCGACGAGCTGGTGGACGGCGCGAAGAAGCTCAGCGGCAAGAAGTCCAAGGGGCTGTTTCTGGGGAACGACGGCGGAGTGGGCGTGCTCGGCGGGACGCCGCTGTTCGCCGCCGGGCTGAGCCTGATCACGGCGGACGGCAAGGTCGGGTTCGACGATCCGGCCGCGGCGCGCACCCTCGGCAAGATCCGGCAGCTGTACGCGGACAAGTCGTTGCTGCTGGGTGCGCCCACGGACTGGTCCGATCCGGCCGCCTTCATCCAGGGGCTGACCGCCATGCAGTGGTCGGGCCTGTGGGCGCTGCCGCAGATCAAAAAGGCGCTGGGGGACGACTTCGGGGTGCTGCCGTTCCCGAAGGACGGAAGCGGAGGGAAACCCTCCGTTCAGGTCGGCGCCTATGGCTCCGCGGTCAGCGCGCGGAGCTCGCGCAAAGCAGAGGCCAAGGCCTTCGCGAAGTGGCTGTGGGTGGACCGCACCGACTACCAGCAGGACTTCGCGCTGTCGTACGGATTCCATATCCCGGCGCGGATCTCACTGGCGAAGAAGGCCCGGCAGCTGCGGTCCGGCCCGGCGGCGGACGCGGTCCGGTTCTCGGCCGATCACGGCTATGCCGAGCCGCTGTTGTGGACGACCGCGGACCGTACCGCCTATCAGGACGCGCTGAGCCGGATCATCAAGGACGGCGCCAACCCGGAGAGCGAGCTGAAAAGCGTGGTGCGCAAGGTCAATGCCGAGCTCCAGCGGGTCAAGAAGAAGTGA
- a CDS encoding maleylpyruvate isomerase family mycothiol-dependent enzyme, which yields MNSAHPAMARDYDGHCAAIVDQAALLASCLKERDADLTTTVPSCPDWNLAQLLRHLGEAHRWVEDLVRTRATEPPPETALRVLPRDTTQSPAEAAAWLLEGARRLADTLRSTGPDVRIWTPLPSGSPRFFARRMAHETVMHRADVTLALGSDFTVDQRLALDTLDEWMELGSLPEMFDFHPDRRELLGPGRTLHFHATDTPPEAAADWLVDLTGGTLAWRRAQEPAAVSVRAPLIDLLLLIYGRTPSDGTTFEITGDADLLEFWLARVLFG from the coding sequence ATGAACTCCGCACACCCCGCCATGGCTAGGGATTACGACGGTCACTGCGCCGCCATCGTCGACCAGGCCGCACTGCTGGCGTCCTGCCTCAAGGAGCGGGACGCCGACCTGACGACCACCGTCCCCTCCTGCCCGGACTGGAACCTCGCCCAGCTGCTCCGGCATCTGGGCGAGGCCCATCGCTGGGTCGAGGACCTGGTACGGACCCGGGCGACCGAGCCCCCGCCCGAGACCGCCCTCCGCGTCCTGCCCCGCGACACCACCCAGTCCCCTGCCGAGGCCGCCGCCTGGCTCCTCGAGGGCGCCCGCCGCCTTGCCGACACGCTCCGCTCCACGGGCCCCGATGTCCGGATCTGGACGCCGCTCCCCTCCGGCTCCCCACGCTTCTTCGCCCGCCGCATGGCTCACGAGACGGTCATGCACCGGGCCGATGTCACGCTGGCGCTCGGCAGCGACTTCACCGTCGACCAGCGCCTCGCCCTCGACACCCTCGACGAATGGATGGAACTCGGCTCCCTCCCCGAGATGTTCGACTTCCACCCCGACCGACGCGAACTCCTCGGCCCCGGCCGCACCCTCCACTTCCACGCCACGGACACCCCACCGGAAGCCGCCGCCGACTGGCTCGTCGACCTCACCGGCGGCACCCTCGCCTGGCGCCGCGCCCAGGAACCGGCCGCCGTCTCCGTCCGCGCCCCGCTGATCGACCTCCTGCTCCTCATCTACGGCCGTACCCCCTCCGACGGCACCACCTTCGAGATCACCGGCGACGCGGACCTGCTGGAGTTCTGGCTGGCACGCGTGCTGTTCGGCTGA
- a CDS encoding APC family permease codes for MPMVSRPDGRPEEPPDTTPRTGTGTGTSTGTGSAQAGAVEPAHAPTGERSGEPSGEPISEPAAESDSRHRLTTLQGLAALSLDAMASVAYGPESIVLVLAAAGSYGLGFTLPVTLAIAALLAVLVASYRQVIAAFPDGGGSYAVAKTHLGRRAALVAAASLLLDYVLNVAVSVTAGVAALTSAFPALYDDRTAICLAVLLLITGINLRGIVDSAKAFLVPTAVFIGAILTMIVAGLLRDAPASAVTTDGHASGLAHPATTVGALLLLKAFASGCSALTGVEAVANAVPSFRAPAARRAQRTEVALGALLGVMLIGLSVLIGRFHLQPVAGVTVLAQLADASLGHNGAFYVVQFATMVLLALAANTSFGGLPVLTGLLARDNYLPHVFGLKADRQVHRHGVLALAAVAAALLLVSGGEVNTLVPLFAIGVFVGFTLCQIGMVRHWRRNRSAGWRGKALLNGFGALLTGVSALVVTATKFTEGAWLLVIALPLLVLTFEAVHRAYARIGERLGLGRVPEPPHRAPSLVIVPVSHLSRLTCEALNAAVSLGDEVVAVTVTHDAPEDRPAAEALRRDWELWNPGVELLELPSAARSLGRPIAAYVTGLAARRPTTRVTVLIPEAEPAHLWQRLLQNQRGAVVARAVRRDTDAVICRLRFRLEPQGARS; via the coding sequence ATGCCGATGGTGTCCCGGCCCGATGGCCGACCCGAGGAACCGCCGGATACCACCCCCCGCACCGGCACGGGTACCGGCACGAGTACCGGCACCGGCAGCGCCCAAGCCGGCGCTGTCGAACCCGCTCATGCGCCGACTGGTGAACGAAGCGGCGAGCCGTCTGGTGAACCCATAAGCGAGCCGGCCGCCGAGTCCGATTCCCGCCACCGGCTCACCACACTCCAGGGCCTGGCCGCCCTCTCCCTCGATGCCATGGCGTCCGTCGCCTACGGCCCCGAGTCGATCGTGCTGGTCCTGGCCGCGGCAGGCAGCTACGGCCTGGGTTTCACGCTCCCCGTCACCCTCGCCATCGCCGCGCTGCTGGCCGTCCTGGTCGCCTCGTACCGCCAGGTGATCGCCGCCTTCCCCGACGGCGGCGGCTCGTACGCGGTGGCCAAGACGCACCTCGGCCGCCGGGCCGCCCTGGTGGCCGCCGCCTCCCTCCTCCTCGACTACGTCCTCAATGTCGCGGTCTCCGTGACGGCCGGTGTAGCGGCCCTGACCTCGGCGTTCCCCGCGCTCTACGACGACCGGACGGCGATCTGCCTGGCGGTGCTGCTGCTGATCACCGGCATCAACCTGCGCGGCATCGTCGACTCGGCGAAGGCGTTCCTCGTCCCCACCGCCGTCTTCATCGGCGCCATCCTGACGATGATCGTCGCCGGCCTCCTCCGCGACGCCCCCGCCTCGGCCGTCACCACAGACGGTCACGCCTCCGGCCTCGCCCACCCCGCCACCACGGTCGGCGCCCTGCTCCTGCTCAAGGCCTTCGCGTCCGGGTGCTCGGCGCTGACGGGCGTCGAGGCGGTGGCCAACGCGGTGCCGTCCTTCCGGGCTCCGGCGGCCAGGCGTGCCCAGCGCACCGAGGTCGCGCTCGGCGCCCTGCTCGGCGTGATGCTGATCGGGCTGTCCGTCCTGATCGGCCGCTTCCACCTCCAGCCGGTCGCGGGCGTGACCGTCCTCGCCCAGCTCGCGGACGCCTCCCTGGGCCACAACGGGGCCTTCTACGTGGTCCAGTTCGCCACCATGGTGCTGCTGGCCCTCGCCGCCAACACCTCCTTCGGCGGGCTGCCCGTCCTGACGGGCCTGCTCGCCCGGGACAACTACCTGCCGCACGTCTTCGGCCTCAAGGCGGACCGTCAGGTCCACCGTCACGGCGTGCTGGCCCTCGCCGCCGTGGCCGCGGCGCTGCTGCTCGTCTCCGGCGGCGAGGTCAACACCCTCGTCCCGCTGTTCGCCATCGGAGTCTTCGTCGGCTTCACGCTCTGCCAGATCGGCATGGTCAGGCACTGGCGCCGCAACCGCTCCGCCGGGTGGCGCGGCAAGGCCCTGCTGAACGGTTTCGGCGCCCTGCTCACCGGCGTCTCCGCGCTCGTCGTCACCGCCACCAAATTCACCGAGGGCGCCTGGCTCCTCGTCATCGCCCTGCCGCTGCTGGTCCTCACCTTCGAAGCCGTACACCGCGCCTATGCCCGTATCGGCGAACGCCTCGGCCTGGGCCGCGTCCCCGAACCCCCGCACCGGGCCCCCTCCCTCGTCATCGTCCCCGTCTCGCATCTCTCCCGGCTGACCTGCGAGGCCCTGAACGCGGCGGTGTCCCTGGGCGATGAGGTGGTGGCGGTCACCGTCACCCACGACGCCCCCGAGGACCGCCCGGCCGCCGAGGCCCTGCGCCGCGACTGGGAACTGTGGAACCCCGGCGTGGAACTCCTCGAACTGCCCTCCGCCGCCCGCTCCCTCGGCCGTCCCATCGCCGCCTACGTCACCGGCCTGGCGGCACGACGCCCCACCACCCGCGTCACCGTCCTGATCCCGGAGGCCGAACCCGCCCACCTCTGGCAGCGCCTGCTGCAGAACCAGCGCGGCGCGGTCGTCGCCCGCGCGGTGCGCCGGGACACGGACGCGGTCATCTGCCGGCTGCGGTTCCGCCTGGAGCCGCAGGGCGCCCGCTCGTGA
- a CDS encoding oxidoreductase, translated as MTRWNTSHIADQTGRSAVVTGANSGLGYATARELARHGARVLLACRNEARGMAALDRLRSDVPTAEAEFRPLDLADLSSVRDFAAALDDFDGDRLDLLINNAGVMALPYRTTADGFEMQFGTNHLGHFALTGLLLPKLLATPGARVVTVSSMLHALADLDYTDLNSARSYRRWIAYSRSKSANLLFTHELTRRLAAAGSQVVAAAAHPGYASTNLMTAGVRMEGRTSAERIIDFGTGLIGQSPDGGALGTLCAATAPHMRPDSFIGPRNGLRGAPAQSFRAPWTKKNADGERLWAASEELTGVHYDFSRPAAAF; from the coding sequence GTGACCCGGTGGAACACCAGCCACATCGCCGACCAGACCGGCCGCTCGGCGGTCGTCACCGGCGCCAACAGCGGACTCGGCTACGCCACGGCACGTGAACTGGCCCGGCACGGCGCCCGCGTACTGCTGGCCTGCCGCAACGAGGCGCGGGGCATGGCCGCCCTGGACCGGCTGCGGTCCGACGTACCCACCGCCGAAGCCGAGTTCCGGCCCCTCGACCTGGCCGATCTCTCCTCCGTCCGGGACTTCGCCGCCGCCCTCGACGACTTCGACGGTGACCGCCTCGACCTGCTCATCAACAACGCCGGCGTGATGGCACTGCCGTACCGGACCACCGCCGACGGCTTCGAGATGCAGTTCGGCACCAACCACCTCGGCCACTTCGCGCTGACCGGGCTGCTGCTGCCCAAGCTCCTCGCCACACCCGGCGCCCGGGTCGTCACCGTCTCCAGCATGCTGCACGCCCTCGCCGACCTCGACTACACCGACCTCAACAGCGCGCGCTCCTACCGCCGCTGGATCGCGTACAGCCGTTCCAAGAGCGCCAACCTGCTCTTCACCCACGAACTGACCCGGCGGCTGGCCGCGGCCGGCTCCCAGGTCGTCGCGGCCGCCGCGCACCCCGGATACGCCTCCACCAACCTCATGACCGCGGGCGTCCGCATGGAGGGCCGCACCTCCGCCGAGCGGATCATCGACTTCGGAACCGGCCTCATCGGCCAGTCCCCGGACGGCGGCGCCCTGGGCACCCTCTGCGCGGCCACCGCGCCCCATATGCGGCCGGACTCCTTCATCGGTCCGCGCAACGGGCTGCGCGGCGCCCCCGCCCAGTCCTTCCGCGCCCCCTGGACCAAGAAGAACGCCGACGGCGAGCGCCTGTGGGCCGCGTCGGAAGAGCTCACCGGCGTCCACTACGACTTCTCGCGGCCGGCCGCGGCATTCTGA
- a CDS encoding ArsR/SmtB family transcription factor translates to MAEVFSALADPTRRRILDALAAHGEATATVLAAELPVSRQAIVKHLGILDRAGLVAGHREGREARYHVIPERLGVTARWMDRVAAAWDTRLSAIKRLAEEE, encoded by the coding sequence GTGGCGGAGGTCTTCTCCGCGCTGGCGGACCCGACCCGCCGCCGGATACTCGACGCCCTCGCCGCGCACGGCGAGGCGACCGCCACGGTCCTGGCGGCCGAATTGCCGGTCAGCCGCCAGGCCATCGTCAAACACCTGGGGATCCTGGACCGCGCCGGTCTGGTCGCAGGACACCGGGAGGGCAGGGAGGCGCGCTACCACGTCATACCGGAGCGACTGGGAGTCACCGCCCGGTGGATGGACCGGGTGGCCGCCGCCTGGGACACCCGTCTCTCGGCGATCAAGCGCCTCGCCGAGGAGGAGTGA
- a CDS encoding SRPBCC family protein yields MSTGSNQHKDSGAGGAHDRIEREISIAAPVERVWAVLTEPEHVGSWFGQGEPAPVDLRPGGIMELDHGEYGQFLTKIVKVDPPHHFSYRWASAHPGEVAVEGNSTLVEFTLTEEGDGTHLRVVESGFAGLHIPADRQKTAGYESHSAGWSGQVENIRRYTEQLAA; encoded by the coding sequence ATGAGCACCGGCAGCAATCAGCACAAGGACAGCGGGGCGGGCGGCGCCCACGACCGCATCGAGCGGGAGATCAGCATCGCCGCACCCGTGGAGCGCGTCTGGGCCGTGCTCACCGAGCCGGAGCACGTCGGCTCATGGTTCGGCCAGGGCGAACCGGCGCCGGTCGACCTGCGGCCGGGCGGGATCATGGAGCTCGACCACGGTGAGTACGGCCAGTTCCTGACCAAGATCGTGAAGGTGGACCCGCCGCACCACTTCTCGTACCGCTGGGCCAGTGCGCACCCCGGCGAGGTGGCGGTCGAGGGCAACTCCACCCTCGTCGAATTCACCCTCACCGAGGAGGGCGACGGCACCCACCTGCGCGTGGTGGAGAGCGGATTCGCCGGCCTCCACATCCCGGCGGACCGGCAGAAGACCGCCGGGTACGAAAGCCACTCCGCGGGCTGGTCCGGCCAGGTGGAGAACATCCGGCGGTACACGGAGCAGCTCGCGGCATGA
- the nirD gene encoding nitrite reductase small subunit NirD, which yields MRCPQGWVAVCTTDDLTPGRGVAALLPDGTQAALFANRAGQTYAIANRDPFTGAQVLSRGLTGSADGRAFVASPLLKQRFDLASGDCLDDPEVAVAAYPVRTRGGERDS from the coding sequence ATCCGTTGCCCCCAGGGCTGGGTCGCGGTGTGTACGACGGACGACCTCACCCCGGGGCGCGGGGTCGCCGCCCTCCTCCCGGACGGCACCCAGGCCGCGCTCTTCGCCAACCGCGCCGGGCAGACGTATGCGATCGCCAACCGCGATCCGTTCACCGGCGCCCAGGTCCTCTCCCGCGGCCTGACCGGCTCGGCCGACGGCCGGGCGTTCGTGGCATCGCCGCTGCTCAAGCAGCGTTTCGACCTGGCGTCCGGGGACTGCCTGGACGACCCGGAGGTCGCGGTGGCGGCCTATCCCGTACGGACGCGGGGCGGGGAGCGCGACTCCTGA
- the nirB gene encoding nitrite reductase large subunit NirB, whose product MTSMPPHPDARPGPAPGSPTLVLIGHGMVGQRFLEELADRGVTARTRVVVLCEEPRPAYDRVQLTSYFAGRTPEDLSLAGPDFMARHGIELHLGDPATAVDRTTRTVTARSGLTVRYDALVLATGSYPFVPPVPGRDSTGCFVYRTLEDLLAIEEYAKNARTGVVVGGGLLGLEAAGALKGLGLRTHIVEFSPRLMALQVDEGGGRALRRTVEGMGLEVHTGVGGKEIVADGAGAVTAMGLSDDSRIETDLVVFSAGVRPRDQLARDCGLPVGERGGIVVDAQCRTDDPAVYAIGECALAADGRVYGLVAPGYDMARVAAATLEGQLGGGTGEPTGFTGADLSTKLKLLGVDVASFGDAQGTTEGCLDVVYADSRSGVYKKLVIGAAGELLGGVLVGDAEAYGMLRPLTGTVPPLAPEQLVLPAGAAAGDSGALGPSALPDDAVLCNCHNVTKGTVRAAVTEHSCGTLPEIKKCTKAGTGCGSCVKSLTAVMNDELAASGVTVDTGLCGCFPHTRAELYEIVRTLRLTSFAALLDSHGRPGARNGEGCEICKPAVGSIIASLAPSVGADGYVLDGEQAALQDTNDHFLANLQRNGSYSIVPRIPGGEITPEKLIVIGEVARDFGLYTKITGGQRIDLFGARVDQLPQVWARLVAAGFESGHAYGKALRTVKSCVGQTWCRYGVQDSVRMAIELELRYRGLRSPHKLKSAVSGCARECAEARGKDFGVIATSQGWNLYVGGNGGADPRHADLLAQDLDDAGLIRLIDRFLMFYIRTADRLERTSAWLERIGGGLDHVRDVVVHDSLGLGEELEALMAAHVTHYRDEWAETLADPERLARFVSFVNAPGAPDPSVRFVPERDQVKPDLTLLAGPTLPVRTLEGTSV is encoded by the coding sequence ATGACCTCGATGCCGCCGCACCCCGATGCCAGGCCGGGCCCTGCCCCCGGCTCCCCCACCCTCGTCCTCATCGGCCACGGCATGGTCGGCCAGCGCTTCCTGGAGGAGCTGGCCGACCGCGGTGTCACCGCGCGGACACGGGTGGTCGTGCTGTGCGAGGAGCCCCGCCCGGCCTACGACCGCGTCCAGCTGACGTCGTACTTCGCCGGCCGCACCCCGGAGGACCTGAGCCTGGCCGGTCCGGACTTCATGGCCCGGCACGGCATCGAACTCCACCTCGGCGACCCGGCCACGGCCGTCGACCGCACCACCCGTACGGTCACCGCCCGCTCCGGCCTGACCGTCCGCTACGACGCCCTGGTGCTGGCCACCGGCTCGTACCCGTTCGTGCCGCCGGTGCCGGGAAGGGACAGCACGGGCTGTTTCGTCTACCGCACCCTCGAAGACCTGCTCGCCATCGAGGAGTACGCCAAGAACGCCCGCACCGGTGTGGTGGTCGGCGGCGGACTGCTCGGCCTGGAGGCGGCCGGGGCGCTCAAGGGGCTCGGACTGCGTACCCACATCGTGGAGTTCAGCCCGCGGCTGATGGCCCTCCAGGTCGACGAGGGCGGCGGCCGGGCGCTGCGCCGTACCGTCGAGGGGATGGGGCTGGAGGTGCACACCGGCGTCGGCGGCAAGGAGATCGTCGCGGACGGGGCGGGCGCGGTCACCGCCATGGGCCTGTCCGACGACTCCCGTATCGAGACGGATCTGGTGGTCTTCTCGGCCGGTGTCCGCCCCCGCGACCAGCTCGCCAGGGACTGCGGGCTGCCGGTCGGCGAGCGGGGCGGCATCGTCGTCGACGCGCAGTGCCGCACCGACGACCCCGCCGTGTACGCGATCGGCGAGTGCGCGCTGGCCGCGGACGGCCGGGTCTACGGGCTGGTCGCCCCGGGCTACGACATGGCCCGGGTGGCGGCCGCCACCCTCGAAGGGCAGCTCGGCGGCGGCACCGGGGAGCCCACCGGCTTCACCGGCGCTGACCTGTCCACCAAGCTGAAGCTGCTCGGCGTGGACGTCGCGTCCTTCGGCGATGCGCAGGGCACCACCGAAGGCTGCCTGGACGTGGTCTACGCCGACTCCCGCAGCGGCGTCTACAAGAAGCTGGTGATCGGCGCCGCGGGCGAGCTGCTGGGCGGTGTGCTGGTCGGCGACGCCGAGGCGTACGGGATGCTGCGGCCGCTGACCGGCACCGTTCCCCCGCTGGCGCCCGAGCAGCTGGTGCTGCCCGCCGGGGCCGCGGCCGGGGACAGCGGCGCGCTCGGCCCGTCCGCGCTGCCGGACGACGCGGTGCTGTGCAACTGCCACAACGTGACCAAGGGGACGGTGCGGGCGGCGGTCACCGAGCACTCCTGCGGCACCCTTCCCGAGATCAAGAAGTGCACCAAGGCCGGTACCGGCTGCGGCAGTTGCGTGAAGTCGCTGACCGCCGTGATGAACGACGAACTGGCCGCGTCCGGCGTCACCGTCGACACCGGTCTGTGCGGCTGCTTCCCGCACACCCGCGCCGAGCTCTACGAGATCGTGCGGACACTGCGGCTGACGAGCTTCGCCGCGCTGCTGGACTCGCACGGCCGCCCTGGGGCCAGGAACGGCGAAGGCTGCGAGATCTGCAAGCCCGCCGTCGGTTCGATCATCGCCTCCCTCGCGCCCAGCGTGGGCGCCGACGGCTATGTCCTCGACGGGGAGCAGGCCGCCCTCCAGGACACCAACGACCACTTCCTCGCCAACCTCCAGCGCAACGGCTCGTACTCCATCGTGCCGCGCATCCCCGGCGGGGAGATCACTCCGGAGAAGCTGATCGTGATCGGCGAGGTGGCCCGCGACTTCGGCCTCTACACCAAGATCACCGGTGGCCAGCGGATCGATCTGTTCGGCGCCCGGGTCGACCAGCTCCCGCAGGTGTGGGCCCGGCTGGTGGCGGCCGGCTTCGAGTCGGGGCACGCGTACGGCAAGGCGCTGCGCACCGTGAAGTCGTGCGTCGGCCAGACCTGGTGCCGCTACGGCGTGCAGGACTCGGTCCGTATGGCCATCGAACTGGAGCTGCGCTACCGGGGCCTGCGCTCCCCGCACAAGCTGAAGTCCGCGGTCTCCGGGTGCGCGAGGGAGTGCGCGGAGGCCCGCGGCAAGGACTTCGGTGTCATCGCCACCTCCCAGGGCTGGAACCTGTACGTGGGCGGCAACGGGGGCGCCGACCCGCGCCATGCCGACCTGCTCGCCCAGGACCTGGACGACGCCGGGCTGATCCGCCTGATCGACCGCTTCCTGATGTTCTACATCCGCACCGCCGACCGTCTGGAGCGCACCTCGGCCTGGCTGGAGCGGATCGGGGGCGGCCTCGACCACGTACGGGACGTCGTCGTGCACGACTCCCTGGGGCTGGGCGAGGAGCTGGAGGCCCTGATGGCCGCCCATGTCACCCACTACCGCGACGAGTGGGCCGAAACCCTCGCCGATCCCGAACGGCTGGCCCGCTTCGTGTCCTTCGTCAACGCGCCCGGCGCACCCGATCCGTCCGTGCGCTTCGTACCGGAGCGCGACCAGGTCAAGCCGGATCTGACGCTGCTGGCCGGCCCCACTCTGCCCGTTCGCACGCTGGAAGGGACTTCTGTCTGA
- a CDS encoding glycoside hydrolase — MKSHLATATVRRPRPTRTSRTTRVLAASLALTATTLGVAGCDSASAGTLEGSRLSLPVSGGTAVVDTASLAVNAHTEDGRQLVLSAPAGGGLGRPGPVTRTADGARWSYPDKGLQVTASSERGRLRIRLRADRDGSVSWPVTGTDQAASAVQVPRGEGLDIPVKDAFWNAGPEKGGLAGSTVDMGEALSLPLWGYSMGGAGGKGGRGVSYLTPTDLGTSLKFASTGGRLRTTAEHAFDAGEGTRDYEVSFALTDGNPVASAADYRSYLAQHGQLGSLRKKIEQNPANAKLLGAFHAYVWGDARTAAGVDKLKKLGVDRMWLGYDAGPDPMKAQAVRAAKQAGYLVGPYDTFANGQDPKTADSPTSVWPDRVYPDFCVRKADGTPETGFGNRGCYLSSRAFEKAEPAEHYLADRTRTMVANGADSYFLDVDATGELFRDHGKGHEMTKAGDRASRLARMQRLSKNLVLGSESAQAWANKVVAYDHGSGTPVDDGLWKLEKDRQTWGGYYPEKAPTAFFKPVRLPGKMATAMYDPKYRAPLYETALHGSLVNAERWELSYEKLPAQKTTRALLAMLYNTPLNYVLDGPALERNGPELAALQKYFSPLHRAAGTEQLTSFRWLTGDRTVQRTVFGNGKLTVTANFGSKAVNGLPGGCVDAKPAGDQQPRRLCPAQLNG, encoded by the coding sequence ATGAAATCCCACCTCGCCACGGCCACGGTGCGACGTCCCCGTCCCACCCGCACCAGCCGTACCACCCGGGTGCTGGCCGCCTCCCTCGCGCTCACCGCGACCACCCTCGGAGTCGCCGGATGTGACAGCGCGTCCGCCGGCACCCTGGAGGGCAGCCGCCTCTCGCTGCCCGTCTCCGGCGGCACGGCGGTCGTCGACACCGCCTCGCTGGCCGTGAACGCGCACACCGAGGACGGGCGGCAGCTGGTGCTGTCGGCGCCGGCCGGCGGTGGGCTCGGCAGGCCGGGGCCGGTGACCCGTACGGCCGACGGGGCGCGCTGGAGCTACCCCGACAAGGGGCTCCAGGTGACGGCGAGTTCGGAGCGCGGGCGGCTGCGGATCAGGCTGCGGGCGGACCGCGACGGGTCGGTGAGCTGGCCGGTGACCGGCACCGACCAGGCCGCCTCCGCCGTGCAGGTCCCGCGCGGCGAGGGGCTGGACATCCCCGTGAAGGACGCCTTCTGGAACGCCGGCCCCGAGAAGGGCGGGCTGGCCGGCAGCACCGTCGACATGGGCGAGGCCCTGTCCCTGCCCCTGTGGGGCTACTCCATGGGCGGGGCGGGCGGCAAGGGCGGGCGCGGCGTCAGCTACCTCACCCCCACCGACCTCGGCACCTCACTCAAGTTCGCCTCCACCGGCGGCCGGCTGCGCACCACCGCCGAGCACGCCTTCGACGCCGGTGAGGGCACCCGCGACTACGAGGTCTCCTTCGCCCTCACCGACGGCAACCCGGTCGCCTCCGCCGCCGACTACCGCTCCTACCTCGCGCAGCACGGCCAACTCGGCAGCCTGCGCAAGAAGATCGAGCAGAACCCGGCCAACGCCAAGCTGCTGGGCGCGTTCCACGCCTATGTGTGGGGCGATGCGCGCACCGCCGCGGGGGTGGACAAGCTGAAGAAGCTGGGCGTGGACCGGATGTGGCTCGGTTACGACGCCGGACCCGACCCGATGAAGGCGCAGGCGGTGCGGGCCGCCAAGCAGGCGGGCTACCTCGTCGGCCCGTACGACACCTTCGCCAACGGCCAGGACCCGAAGACCGCCGACAGCCCCACCTCCGTCTGGCCGGACCGGGTCTATCCCGACTTCTGCGTCCGCAAGGCCGACGGCACCCCGGAGACCGGCTTCGGCAACCGCGGCTGCTACCTCAGCTCGCGCGCCTTCGAGAAGGCCGAGCCGGCCGAGCACTACCTCGCCGACCGCACCCGCACGATGGTCGCCAACGGCGCGGACAGCTACTTCCTCGACGTGGACGCGACGGGAGAGCTGTTCCGTGACCACGGCAAGGGGCATGAGATGACCAAGGCCGGGGACCGCGCGAGCCGCCTGGCCCGGATGCAGCGGCTGTCGAAGAACCTCGTCCTCGGCTCGGAGAGCGCGCAGGCATGGGCCAACAAGGTGGTGGCCTACGACCACGGCTCGGGTACCCCGGTCGACGACGGCCTGTGGAAGCTGGAGAAGGACCGGCAGACGTGGGGCGGCTACTACCCGGAGAAGGCCCCCACCGCCTTCTTCAAGCCGGTGCGGCTGCCCGGCAAGATGGCCACCGCCATGTACGACCCGAAGTACCGCGCGCCGCTCTACGAGACCGCACTGCACGGTTCGCTGGTGAATGCGGAGCGCTGGGAGCTGTCGTACGAGAAACTGCCGGCTCAGAAGACCACCAGGGCGCTGCTGGCGATGCTCTACAACACCCCGCTCAACTATGTCCTCGACGGCCCGGCGCTCGAGCGGAACGGGCCCGAACTGGCCGCGCTGCAGAAGTACTTCTCGCCGCTGCACCGCGCCGCGGGTACCGAGCAGCTGACCTCGTTCCGGTGGCTGACCGGCGACCGTACGGTCCAGCGCACGGTCTTCGGCAACGGCAAGCTGACCGTGACCGCCAACTTCGGCAGCAAGGCCGTGAACGGGCTGCCGGGCGGCTGTGTGGACGCCAAGCCGGCGGGGGACCAGCAGCCGCGGCGGCTGTGCCCGGCGCAGTTGAACGGCTGA